A stretch of the Hypomesus transpacificus isolate Combined female chromosome 12, fHypTra1, whole genome shotgun sequence genome encodes the following:
- the c1ql2 gene encoding complement C1q-like protein 2 has protein sequence MVLALLIAIPLLVQSSKTSAHYEMMGTCRMICDPYTSKPSATAMEVMQDLNAIPPPPLAQGTKGEPGRPGKPGPRGPPGEPGPPGPKGPPGDRGDSGKAVYPAVTSGTAKTETDEVNTSADGAKIAFYVGLKNPHEGYEVLKFDDVVTNLGNQYDPSTGKFTCQVSGIYFFTYHVLMRGGDGTSMWADLCKNGQVRASAIAQDADQNYDYASNSVVLHLESGDEIYIKLDGGKAHGGNNNKYSTFSGFMLYPD, from the exons ATGGTGTTGGCCCTACTCATAGCAATACCGCTGCTTGTGCAAAGTTCCAAGACTTCGGCTCATTATGAGATGATGGGCACCTGTCGAATGATCTGCGATCCGTACACTTCAAAACCGAGCGCTACGGCAATGGAGGTGATGCAGGACCTTAACGCCATCCCTCCGCCGCCGTTGGCCCAAGGAACTAAAGGGGAACCGGGCAGGCCGGGAAAACCGGGACCCAGAGGCCCCCCGGGTGAACCAGGACCACCCGGTCCAAAAGGACCACCTGGTGACAGGGGTGATTCCGGAAAGGCTGTTTATCCGGCGGTAACGTCAGGGACCGCAAAGACCGAAACAGATGAAGTTAACACTTCAGCCGATGGCGCTAAGATAGCATTCTATGTAGGTCTGAAGAATCCCCATGAAGGATACGAGGTTCTCAAGTTTGACGATGTTGTTACAAACTTGGGAAATCAGTACGATCCATCTACCGGAAAGTTTACCTGCCAAGTGTCCGGAATCTATTTTTTCACGTATCATGTGCTAATGAGGGGCGGAGATGGAACCAGCATGTGGGCTGACTTGTGCAAAAACGGACAG GTTCGGGCGAGTGCAATCGCTCAGGATGCGGATCAAAACTATGATTATGCGAGCAACAGCGTCGTCCTACACCTCGAGTCTGGGGACGAGATTTACATTAAACTGGACGGTGGCAAAGCTCACGGAGGCAATAACAATAAGTACAGCACCTTCTCTGGTTTCATGTTGTATCCTGACTAA
- the steap3 gene encoding metalloreductase STEAP3: MMPKEEIRKPLLRTTRHPDASMSDPGSPVVGILGTGDFSRSLARRLVTSGFPVVVGSRNPKRCSSLFPEDVEVTSQHQAVSQADLVFVAIHPEHYSTLGSLREALAGKAVVDVSNSTCLNREGPSQAEQLAAMFPECIVVKGFNVISAWTLQTGPRDGSRQVLICGDSSQAKNSVFHVCRSAGFHPVDMGTLSAARDIENTPLLLFPSWRLPALATLLLFLFFYLYNFLRDILHPYLFAGKNVFYKLPVETVNVTFPCVALVLLGLVYAPGLLAAFLQLSWGTKYRLFPAWLDVWLRSRKQLGLCSFLCASLHAVYSLCLPMRKSARYKLLSAAFKQVKAGQEDSWVEEEVWRMELYLSVGILALGLLSLLAATSLPTVANSLNWREFSFIQSRLGYAALVMATLHALIYGWDRGLDPEQYRFYLPPPFLLVAVVPCGVLLGRLGLALPCVARRLGRIRRGWEEKRHIRFTLPEDARGSSLDDVSGV; the protein is encoded by the exons ATGATGCCGAAGGAGGAGATTAGGAAGCCGTTGTTGCGGACCACTCGGCACCCAGATGCCTCCATGTCTGATCCAGGAAGCCCAGTAGTTGGCATTTTGGGCACGGGAGACTTTTCCCGTTCTCTGGCCCGCAGGCTTGTGACCTCGGGGTTCCCGGTGGTTGTGGGGAGTCGCAACCCCAAACGTTGCTCCTCGCTGTTCCCGGAGGACGTGGAGGTGACCAGCCAGCATCAGGCCGTGTCACAGGCTGACCTGGTGTTCGTTGCCATCCACCCTGAGCACTACTCTACCCTGGGTAGCCTGCGGGAGGCGCTAGCGGGTAAGGCCGTTGTGGACGTTAGCAACAGCACCTGTCTGAACAGGGAGGGCCCTTCTCAGGCCGAGCAGCTAGCCGCCATGTTCCCAGAATGCATTGTGGTGAAGGGCTTCAACGTGATCTCGGCCTGGACCCTGCAGACAGGCCCGCGCGATgggagcagacag gtgctGATATGTGGAGACAGCAGCCAGGCTAAGAACTCTGTGTTCCACGTCTGTCGCAGCGCAGGCTTCCACCCCGTGGACATGGGCACCCTCTCGGCCGCCCGCGACATCGAGAACACGCCCCTGCTCCTTTTCCCCTCCTGGCGCCTCCCCGCCCtcgccaccctcctcctcttcctcttcttctaccTCTATAACTTCCTGCGGGACATCCTCCACCCCTACCTCTTCGCGGGAAAGAACGTGTTCTACAAACTTCCCGTGGAGACGGTGAATGTCACCTTCCCTTGTGTTGCCCTGGTGTTGCTGGGGCTGGTCTACGCTCCGGGTCTCCTGGCCGCCTTCCTGCAGCTGTCCTGGGGTACCAAGTACCGCCTCTTCCCTGCCTGGCTGGACGTGTGGCTGCGGAGCCGCAAGCAGCTGGGGCTGTGCAGCTTCCTGTGTGCCTCCCTGCACGCCGTCTACAGCCTGTGTCTGCCCATGAGGAAGTCAGCCCGTTACAAGCTGCTCAGcgctgccttcaaacag gtgaAGGCAGGCCAGGAGGACtcgtgggtggaggaggaggtatgGAGGATGGAGCTCTACCTGTCTGTAGGCATCCTGGCTCtgggtctcctctctctgctggccGCCACATCCCTGCCCACCGTGGCCAACTCTCTGAACTGGAGGGAATTCAGCTTTATACAG TCCAGACTGGGCTACGCTGCCTTAGTCATGGCCACCCTCCACGCTCTGATCTACGGCTGGGACCGGGGTTTGGACCCGGAGCAGTACCGCTTCTACCTGCCCCCGCCCTTCCTGCTGGTGGCGGTGGTTCCCTGTGGGGTGCTGCTGGGCCGGCTGGGTCTGGCCCTGCCCTGCGTGGCCCGCAGGCTGGGGAGGATCCGCCGGGGCTGGGAGGAGAAGCGCCACATCCGCTTCACCCTGCCGGAGGACGCCCGGGGAAGCTCCCTGGACGACGTCAGCGGAGTCTAA
- the LOC124474582 gene encoding acyl-CoA-binding protein-like has product MSQADFEKAVDEVKILKVRPCRSELNHVYGLYKQSTVGDVPFERPGILDFAGRVKWDAWIVKKGMTKEEARQAYIDLVEELKEKYGLEESK; this is encoded by the exons ATGTCTCAG GCTGACTTTGAGAAAGCTGTGGATGAAGTAAAAATACTGAAGGTCCGACCATGTAGGAGTGAGCTGAATCACGTTTACGGATTATACAAGCAATCAACTGTGGGGGATGTCCCCTTCG AGCGGCCTGGGATACTTGACTTTGCTGGGAGAGTTAAATGGGATGCATGGATCGTAAAGAAAG GAATGACCAAAGAAGAAGCCAGACAAGCTTACATTGACCTCGTGGAGGAGCTGAAAGAAAAGTATGGCCTGGAGGAATCAAAATGA
- the LOC124474581 gene encoding secretin receptor, with protein sequence MEKEISFAYITKIKGVLPCEPYLVFVREEELCMNKLQLNLTSKAQDCIGMWDHVNCWPDASVGETVSQPCPSFLKSAVKGNVYRNCTDHGWTDPFSPLEETCDYSFNDTLHFFEESTGTYRYFFYVKTIYTIGYSLSLISLTIAICILCLFRKLHCTRNYIHIQLFFSFILRAAFIFIRDAHLFTNEDLYHCDYYPVACKVVLMFSNYCILANYSWLLVEGHYLYTLVSDSLFSKSKHLWWHTVLGWGLPMVVISSWGLAKYFYEDEGCWETRGHDWIWWILKVPVLLFIVTNLLFFLSIIRVLVGKLKMSDVHGNEINQCKRLIKSTFFLVALFGLQYVLFVFVPVRVSNRMFKIWNFAELALASMQGFVVAVLYCFLNGEVQFEIQRRWRRWRMRRHLHGESRQYHGSLSQSGSACTQVSLLACGPTQVV encoded by the exons atggagaaggagatatCCTTCGCGTACATTACTAAA ATTAAAGGAGTTCTCCCCTGTGAGCCGTACTTAGTTTTTGTGAGGGAGGAGGAATTATGTATGAATAAACTGCAACTGAACCTCACATCCAAAGCACAAG ACTGCATAGGCATGTGGGACCATGTGAATTGTTGGCCTGACGCATCTGTAGGAGAAACGGTGTCTCAGCCATGCCCGAGCTTTTTAAAATCTGCAGTAAAAG GTAATGTCTATCGCAACTGCACTGACCACGGCTGGACtgaccctttctctcccctcgaGGAAACGTGTGATTACTCGTTTAACGACACACTCCATTTCTTTGAAGAG TCCACAGGCACCTACCGATATTTCTTCTATGTCAAGACCATATACACGATTGGCTATTCTCTCTCCCTTATTTCCCTCACCATCGCCATCTGCATCCTGTGTTTGTTTAG GAAGCTGCACTGCACCAGGAACTACATCCACATCCAGCTCTTCTTCTCCTTTATCCTACGAGCGGCCTTCATCTTCATTAGAGATGCTCATCTTTTCACCAATGAAGACCTCTACCACTGTGACTACTACCCa GTAGCCTGCAAGGTTGTGCTGATGTTCTCTAACTACTGTATCCTAGCCAACTACAGCTGGCTCCTGGTCGAGGGGCACTATCTGTACACCTTGGTCAGCGACTCTCTGTTCTCCAAGAGCAAACATCTGTGGTGGCACACTGTCCTTGGCTGGG GGCTGCCCATGGTTGTCATCTCGTCCTGGGGCTTGGCCAAATACTTTTACGAGGATGAGGG CTGTTGGGAGACTCGCGGCCATGACTGGATCTGGTGGATCCTGAAAGTCCCAGTGCTGCTCTTCATAGTT aCAAATTTGCTCTTTTTCCTGAGTATCATTCGTGTTCTGGTGGGGAAATTGAAAATGTCAGATGTTCATGGAAATGAAATTAACCAATGCAA GAGACTCATTAAGTCAACGTTTTTCCTGGTGGCTCTTTTTGGCTTGCAATATGTCCTCTTCGTCTTCGTACCAGTCCGCGTCAGCAACAGAATGTTCAAAATATGGAACTTCGCTGAGCTCGCCCTTGCCTCCATGCAG gggtttgttgttgctgttctcTACTGTTTTCTGAATGGCGAG GTTCAGTTTGAGATCCAGAGGAGATGGCGCAGGTGGAGAATGAGACGCCATCTACACGGGGAGTCCAGACAGTACCATGGCTCGCTCAGCCAGAGTGGCTCTGCCTGCACCCAGGTCTCCTTGCTGGCCTGTGGCCCCACCCAGGTGGTGTGA
- the cfap221 gene encoding cilia- and flagella-associated protein 221 — protein MAQAAPETFTETFSKKILLPLGQLVEKTRKIADVPNHLLETKICTKLKSNSVIHAEPSELHFSGFELGKDYCKILKLINISSEVINIHILSTQTKYFQTTYSKKYRLVPGLSYTLKVQFCPDEWRYFYDCIQVHCKEEDNLVIPVHAYPVIDDLHIPPHISLPAVPLGERICHVIPLSCSCPVDFEFQVFVLQSHKAFSVDPLTGLIPANGKVDLTVAFSPFQYGTSQLTFQVVLSQFNSKPCVCTVSGGSTPRLAISHKERGEGQGESADRGRHPPSPPKRPPTMTQLKLRSIRTPEKPKAVTEQSDAQLCLQKIPDLTTHTGVSKLLQKKMDQMSIKDLRDAMSQNKLSVVTRQMKAVFFKNKIQQDIQEEKSNHLRWQVHRGKEPVTAKSRMQILEEREMADDEYMASQGVGRREGDCASGLLQLSVRRVVRNVGQIPQAPASLLNVGVDSSAPLEVRLKALRLFQQVARKVVIGCRMKSRLACLRRLILSMKTQSTAERVEEESLGPQCASGSVRPFSFPIFNTPYLAHELAPSALGVVPVTPIDVTIQAHAPFFSLKVPQHYKLMGYQPVCPLEAAANHMPPDFPGTLRTGAEDELLPAVLPPPSAELDETAACQDAHGLTFTAPQALVDPSYSHPLRIFNPAPGLHAFKMTPRYLECDPEFHLCPLPRYTVRKSQVAGVHTPKTQKKFLDRTDVIPGVMTWKEFPSAALASFNHPTLTNYWVPRRCDPFSSELLPAQAPGPPLRGLPDDVRLDLLDGPCEGAAGISLTPEMVRAVFPMTESPPSKHTKKDSHQEDTRDFRERQLEVSLRCQTNRLGSRVTARLNTLWAVAGASPSTAPSKK, from the exons ATGGCACAAGCGGCACCAGAGACCTTTACAGAAACATTCAGCAAGAAGATCCTTCTCCCATTGGGACAACTAGTGGAGAAGACCAGAAAAATAGCTGATGTTCCCAATCACCTTCTAGAAACCA AAATCTGCACCAAGTTAAAGAGCAACAGTGTAATCCATGCAGAACCCTCAGagcttcacttcagtggttttgAATTGGGGAAGGATTACTGCAAGATCTTG aaATTAATCAACATCTCCTCTGAAGTGATAAATATTCATATTCTTTCTACACAAACCAAGTACTTTCAAACAACATATTCCAAAAAG TACCGACTAGTCCCAGGACTCTCCTACACTTTGAAAGTGCAATTTTGTCCTGACGAATGGCGGTATTTTTATGACTGCATTCAAGTTCACTGTAAG GAAGAAGACAATCTTGTCATTCCAGTTCATGCTTACCCCGTAATTGATGACCTACATATACCCCCCCACATCAGCCTCCCTGCTGTTCCCCTGGGAGAGAG AATCTGTCACGTCATTCCGCTGAGCTGCAGCTGCCCTGTAGACTTTGAATTCCAGGTGTTCGTCCTCCAGTCGCACAAGGCCTTCTCTGTCGACCCTCTCACAG GGTTGATTCCTGCCAATGGGAAGGTGGACCTGACTGTGGCGTTCAGTCCGTTTCAGTACGGTACCTCTCAGCTCACCTTCCAGGTGGTGCTCTCCCAGTTCAACTCCAAGCCCTGCGTCTGCACCGTCAGTGGAGGCTCCACACCGCGCCTGGCCATCAG TCacaaggagaggggtgagggacagggggagtCAGCTGACAGAGGGAGACACCCTCCTAGCCCTCCCAAAAGACCTCCGACCATGACCCAGCTCAAGCTCAGGTCAATACGCACTCCTGAAAAGCCAAAG GCTGTGACGGAGCAGAGCGATGCCCAGCTGTGCCTGCAGAAGATCCCAGATCTGACCACTCACACAGGAGTATCTAAACTGCTTCAGAAAAAGATGGACCAAATGAGCATTAAAGACCTGAGAGATG CCATGTCCCAGAACAAACTGAGCGTCGTGACCAGACAGATGAAGGCTGTCTTCTTTAAGAACAAGATTCAACAAGACATCCAGGAAGAGAAGTCTAATCACCtccgatg GCAAGTTCACCGTGGGAAGGAGCCCGTAACAGCTAAGAGCAGGATGCAGattctggaggagagggaaatggCAGATGATGAGTATATG GCCAGTcagggagtggggaggagggagggggactgtGCCAGTGGCCTGCTCCAGCTCTCAGTGAGGAGGGTCGTACGCAACGTAGGACAG attCCACAGGCACCAGCCAGCTTGCTAAACGTGGGAGTCGACTCTAGCGCTCCGCTGGAGGTCAGACTCAAGGCTCTGCGTCTCTTCCAGCAGGTGGCCCGCAAG GTTGTGATTGGGTGCCGCATGAAGAGCAGATTAGCTTGTCTGAGGAGGCTGATCCTCAGCATGAAGACTCAGTCCACAGCAGAGAGAG tggaggaggagagtcttGGTCCTCAGTGTGCTTCAGGCAGTGTGcgtcccttctccttccccatcTTCAACACTCCATACCTGGCACATGAGCTT GCTCCAAGCGCTCTGGGCGTAGTTCCTGTGACGCCCATCGACGTGACGATCCAGGCTCATGCTCCGTTCTTCAGCCTCAAG GTTCCCCAACACTACAAACTCATGGGCTACCAGCCAGTGTGTCCTTTAGAGGCAGCAGCCAATCACATGCCCCCGGACTTCCCCGGGACGCTACGCACCGGAGCTGAG GACGAGCTGCTTCCCGCCgtgttgccccccccctccgcagAGCTGGACGAGACAGCGGCGTGTCAGGATGCCCACGGCCTGACCTTCACAGCCCCCCAGGCCCTCGTCGACCCCTCCTACTCACACCCCCTACGGATCTTT AACCCAGCTCCTGGACTGCATGCCTTCAAGATGACCCCTCGCTACCTGGAGTGTGACCCGGAGTTCCACCTGTGCCCGCTGCCCAGGTACACGGTGCGGAAGAGCCAGGTGGCGGGCGTACACACCCCCAAGACCCAGAAGAAGTTTCTAGACAGAACG GATGTGATCCCCGGGGTCATGACCTGGAAGGAGTTCCCCTCAGCTGCCCTGGCCTCTTTCAACCACCCTACTCTCACCAACTACTGGGTCCCGCGCAG GTGTGACCCCTTCAGCAGCGAGCTCCTCCCtgcccaggccccaggcccGCCCCTCAGAGGCCTCCCTGACGACGTCAGGCTGGACCTGCTGGATGGACC GTGTGAGGGCGCAGCAGGGATCTCTCTGACCCCGGAGATGGTCCGAGCAGTGTTCCCCATGACTGAGAGTCCTCCCTCCAAACACACCAAGAAGGACAGCCACCAGGAGGACACCAG AGACTTCCGAGAGCGGCAGCTGGAGGTATCTCTGAGGTGTCAGACCAACAGGCTGGGCTCCAGGGTGACAGCTCGACTCAACACGCTCTGGGCCGTGGCTGGGGCCAGCCCCTCAACTGCACCAAGCAAGAAATAG